A stretch of Calditrichia bacterium DNA encodes these proteins:
- a CDS encoding DUF4432 family protein gives MTHPNRNYGCRISDDWQLKGMKTVVMENELLRITILADKGSDIYEFLYKPLDIDFMWRRPGELRNPNRGLPTNATENGPFMDFYEGCWQEILPSGGPANVHNGIPYGQHGEVCNLPWRCEILNDSPEEISCKFSVRAIRTPVRVEKTLTLKRGNPALFIEEKLFNECPEKLDFMWGHHLTFGEPFLDEHCRIDTPASEIYIHPVEYSKNHRFHPAKKYPFPFAKNRDGKDEDFRVIPPKSRKSEDMTYFLDLKEPWFALTHTQKQVGFALRWTGDVFRYLWYWQVFNGGQGYPWFSNTYNIGLEPWTSLPTSGLSDVVKQKTHLVLPPNGQISASMTAAIYTGLSEVNHVSINGKVS, from the coding sequence ATGACACACCCCAATCGAAATTACGGCTGCCGCATTTCCGATGACTGGCAATTGAAAGGCATGAAAACCGTTGTGATGGAAAACGAGCTGTTGCGCATCACTATTTTGGCGGACAAAGGCAGCGACATTTACGAATTTTTGTATAAACCGCTGGACATCGATTTTATGTGGCGACGACCCGGCGAACTGCGCAATCCCAATCGCGGACTGCCCACAAACGCCACAGAAAACGGTCCGTTTATGGATTTTTACGAAGGCTGCTGGCAGGAAATTCTGCCGTCCGGCGGACCGGCGAATGTGCACAACGGCATTCCGTACGGTCAGCACGGCGAGGTTTGCAACCTGCCCTGGCGCTGCGAAATTCTCAACGATTCGCCAGAGGAAATCAGTTGCAAATTTTCCGTTCGCGCCATTCGCACGCCGGTTCGGGTGGAAAAAACACTCACGCTGAAACGCGGCAATCCGGCGCTGTTCATCGAAGAAAAACTGTTCAACGAATGCCCGGAAAAACTGGATTTTATGTGGGGACATCACCTTACTTTCGGCGAACCGTTTCTGGATGAACATTGCCGCATCGATACGCCGGCATCGGAAATCTACATTCATCCGGTGGAATATTCCAAAAATCACCGCTTCCATCCGGCGAAAAAATACCCGTTTCCGTTCGCCAAAAATCGCGATGGCAAAGATGAGGATTTCCGCGTGATTCCCCCAAAATCCCGCAAATCGGAAGACATGACTTATTTTCTGGATTTGAAAGAACCGTGGTTCGCACTTACCCACACCCAAAAACAGGTCGGATTCGCGCTTCGCTGGACGGGCGATGTGTTCCGCTATTTGTGGTATTGGCAGGTGTTCAACGGTGGGCAGGGGTATCCGTGGTTCAGCAACACTTACAACATCGGGCTGGAGCCGTGGACGAGTTTGCCGACGTCGGGTTTGTCGGATGTCGTCAAACAAAAAACGCATTTGGTGCTGCCGCCGAACGGGCAAATCAGCGCTTCGATGACTGCGGCAATTTACACCGGCTTATCAGAAGTGAACCATGTTTCAATAAATGGAAAAGTTTCGTAA
- a CDS encoding mandelate racemase, which produces MKITDIKATTVSVPLEAPLRHAAGSHPGRFVRTVVQVFTDEGIVGLGEVGGGGNSLEAEIEGMKSTLAGHDPFNLEMLRWKVNNPILSAYTSKLQVLAPIEFACLDIMGKATGRPVCDLIGGKVRDKIPFAAYLFYRYERDGKGGEETAEQMVVHAQNLVDEHGFTSLKLKGGVFPPAHDVEVTKALRAHFPHHKIRVDPNCVWSVEDAIWVAKQIEPLDIEYFEDPVWGMAAMARVKKQTFMPLATNHIVVNPDQLAPGIKMDAVDVILIDPHFWGGITTARKAAFVCDVFGLGVSMHSGGELGISLAAMLQLAASLPNLAFPADAHYHHVVDDIIKGGKIKCENGDMTVPTGPGLGVELDEDKVAKYAEAFKKEGHYHYNQDPGRPGWTMTIPGFNYAQVGKHQFKDKG; this is translated from the coding sequence ATGAAAATAACTGATATCAAAGCGACCACTGTATCCGTGCCGTTAGAAGCGCCGCTGCGTCATGCGGCAGGCTCGCATCCGGGGCGATTTGTGCGCACTGTTGTGCAGGTATTCACCGATGAAGGTATTGTCGGATTGGGAGAAGTGGGCGGCGGTGGTAACTCACTGGAAGCGGAAATCGAGGGTATGAAATCCACGCTTGCCGGACACGATCCGTTTAATTTGGAGATGCTCCGCTGGAAAGTGAACAACCCGATTTTATCTGCCTATACTTCTAAATTACAGGTACTTGCGCCCATTGAATTTGCCTGTCTGGACATTATGGGAAAAGCCACCGGACGTCCGGTTTGCGACCTCATCGGCGGGAAAGTGCGCGACAAAATTCCGTTTGCTGCTTACCTGTTTTATCGCTACGAACGCGACGGAAAGGGTGGGGAGGAGACCGCAGAACAGATGGTGGTTCATGCCCAAAATCTGGTGGACGAGCATGGCTTCACATCGCTGAAATTAAAAGGTGGCGTTTTCCCGCCCGCGCACGATGTTGAGGTAACCAAAGCGCTGCGGGCACATTTTCCACACCACAAAATCCGGGTCGATCCCAATTGCGTTTGGTCGGTGGAGGATGCCATTTGGGTTGCCAAACAGATTGAGCCGCTGGATATCGAATATTTTGAAGATCCGGTATGGGGCATGGCCGCGATGGCGCGCGTCAAAAAACAAACGTTTATGCCGTTGGCGACCAACCACATCGTGGTTAATCCAGATCAGTTGGCGCCGGGCATCAAAATGGACGCAGTGGATGTGATTTTGATCGATCCGCATTTCTGGGGCGGTATCACTACTGCGCGAAAAGCGGCATTCGTTTGCGATGTGTTCGGGCTGGGTGTTTCGATGCACAGCGGCGGCGAACTGGGCATCTCGCTCGCGGCGATGCTGCAACTGGCGGCGTCGCTGCCAAATCTCGCATTTCCGGCAGATGCGCACTATCACCATGTGGTGGACGACATCATCAAAGGTGGTAAAATCAAATGTGAAAATGGCGATATGACCGTGCCGACCGGTCCCGGTTTGGGTGTGGAGCTCGATGAGGACAAAGTTGCCAAATACGCCGAAGCATTCAAAAAAGAAGGGCATTATCATTACAATCAGGATCCCGGTCGCCCGGGCTGGACGATGACGATTCCCGGTTTCAACTACGCGCAGGTTGGGAAACACCAATTTAAGGATAAAGGATAA
- a CDS encoding carbohydrate ABC transporter permease, whose translation MWVVSTSLKGNEQIFAIPPEFIPSSPHWENYAEVFRRMPFLTYFLNSTFITVVAIIGTVLSSSLVAYAFACLRWPGRDLLFYFVLTTMMLPMQVTMIPVFVMFKDLGWLNTFKPLTVPAFLGGGAFNIFLLRQFFLTIPNSLFDAARIDGCSEFRIYWNIVLPLAKPALATVAILTFLFSWNDFLGPLIYLSDQMKGTLALGLAMFTGQHQNEWGLLMAASVLMMVPVILIFFFFQKYFIQAFTTSGIKG comes from the coding sequence ATGTGGGTGGTTTCCACTTCGCTGAAAGGCAATGAGCAGATTTTCGCGATCCCGCCGGAGTTCATCCCGTCGTCACCGCATTGGGAAAATTACGCCGAAGTGTTTCGCCGGATGCCCTTTTTGACCTATTTTCTCAATTCCACATTCATCACGGTGGTGGCGATTATCGGCACAGTACTTTCCAGTTCACTGGTCGCGTATGCCTTTGCCTGCCTGCGCTGGCCCGGTCGCGATCTGCTGTTCTATTTTGTGCTCACAACCATGATGCTGCCGATGCAGGTGACCATGATTCCTGTGTTCGTGATGTTCAAAGATCTCGGCTGGCTGAACACTTTCAAGCCACTGACGGTACCGGCATTTTTGGGCGGCGGCGCGTTCAACATATTTTTGCTGCGGCAATTTTTTCTCACGATTCCCAATTCGCTGTTCGATGCGGCGCGAATCGACGGTTGTTCAGAGTTTCGCATCTATTGGAATATCGTGTTGCCGCTGGCAAAACCGGCGCTCGCAACGGTCGCAATATTAACATTTCTGTTTAGCTGGAACGACTTTTTGGGACCGCTGATTTATCTGTCCGACCAAATGAAGGGCACGCTGGCGCTCGGTTTGGCGATGTTCACCGGACAGCACCAAAATGAATGGGGATTGCTGATGGCCGCATCGGTTTTGATGATGGTGCCGGTCATCCTGATTTTCTTTTTCTTCCAAAAATATTTTATTCAGGCATTCACAACCAGTGGTATTAAAGGATAA
- a CDS encoding T9SS type A sorting domain-containing protein encodes MQRQTLKKFAVPATLVALLFLVSGCLDILQIIQPSSVLPGATFEATIEVALDETGCGCPGGGPSAGLVALLIPTDFTVNSIEYDGDYGPEFMDFLHPDSVDIQPGAGTDHWYDSLMTYYPPPAGMDWYVYQGPLQNWIGTDTNYVSVTVNMTAGAAGQYDLGYFTSTADYNFGSPTETDISLGNSLTVGTVGIEDDRPQLTDFALEQNYPNPFNPSTTIRYSVKTSSDVKLTVFDVSGKEVAQLVKGTKEAGSYEVNFDATNLTSGVYVYRLTAGNYSETRKMMLVR; translated from the coding sequence ATGCAGCGACAAACGTTAAAGAAATTTGCCGTACCGGCAACTCTGGTCGCATTGCTTTTTCTGGTCAGCGGATGTCTCGACATCCTGCAAATTATTCAACCCTCAAGTGTCCTCCCGGGTGCAACTTTTGAAGCGACGATCGAAGTTGCATTGGATGAAACCGGTTGCGGTTGCCCCGGTGGCGGTCCGTCTGCCGGTTTGGTTGCGCTCTTAATCCCGACGGATTTCACCGTAAACAGCATCGAATACGATGGGGATTACGGTCCGGAATTTATGGATTTTCTCCATCCGGACAGTGTAGATATTCAACCGGGTGCAGGCACAGATCACTGGTATGATTCGTTGATGACCTACTATCCGCCGCCGGCAGGTATGGATTGGTATGTGTATCAAGGACCATTGCAAAACTGGATCGGAACGGACACCAATTATGTATCGGTTACGGTAAATATGACCGCAGGTGCTGCCGGACAATACGATCTCGGGTATTTCACATCGACCGCAGATTACAATTTCGGTAGCCCGACGGAAACGGATATCAGCCTTGGAAATTCACTGACTGTCGGGACAGTTGGCATCGAAGACGATCGCCCGCAATTGACAGATTTCGCGCTCGAACAAAACTATCCGAATCCGTTCAACCCATCGACCACCATTCGCTATTCCGTAAAAACCAGCAGCGATGTGAAATTGACTGTGTTCGATGTGAGCGGAAAAGAAGTTGCGCAATTGGTGAAAGGCACAAAAGAAGCCGGCAGCTACGAAGTGAATTTCGATGCGACGAATCTCACCAGCGGTGTTTACGTCTATCGCCTGACTGCTGGGAATTATTCTGAAACCCGCAAAATGATGCTGGTTCGCTAA
- a CDS encoding sugar ABC transporter substrate-binding protein: protein MSDKIKLIEKRLKNLPLVNAKPPKKVGYVVNYSFHIWYKVVMDLMKARAAQYGIEVLIRDAKMELATELAAMDELIGEKVDVLIVTPVSSPDIAKVIEKATSANIPLVLEANPVPGMTTMVAICDYDAGVKAGKFAGHYAKSYLGGVAKVLDIALPTLRPCLLRSEGFFDGLKSIIPDAELVERGNGEAMVDISANLAKSAFAKRPDINIVFGMDDESIHGGLHAVEEMGCDSKNLLLVGFGMAGDADKDLLMNGGSWKASTAMFPEWVGLRCIDQAVKVFNGLPVVVHDVAPTVVVTTENLTKYFSKTDAGWIPEFAAIAAIEREKSCTQL, encoded by the coding sequence ATGTCAGATAAAATAAAACTGATCGAGAAGCGGTTAAAAAATTTGCCGCTCGTTAATGCCAAACCACCAAAAAAGGTGGGATACGTTGTTAATTATTCGTTCCACATATGGTATAAAGTGGTGATGGATTTGATGAAAGCCCGTGCCGCGCAATACGGCATCGAGGTGCTGATTCGCGATGCGAAAATGGAGCTGGCAACCGAACTCGCCGCGATGGACGAGTTGATTGGTGAGAAAGTGGATGTGCTGATTGTGACGCCGGTGTCATCGCCGGATATCGCAAAAGTGATCGAAAAAGCAACATCTGCAAACATTCCGCTCGTTCTGGAAGCCAATCCGGTGCCGGGAATGACCACAATGGTGGCAATTTGTGATTACGATGCCGGTGTAAAAGCCGGAAAATTTGCGGGGCATTATGCAAAATCGTATCTCGGGGGCGTGGCAAAAGTGCTGGATATCGCGCTGCCAACCTTGCGCCCGTGCCTCCTACGGAGCGAGGGATTTTTCGACGGGTTGAAATCGATCATCCCGGATGCGGAACTGGTCGAACGCGGCAACGGCGAGGCGATGGTGGATATTTCCGCAAATCTCGCTAAAAGTGCATTCGCCAAACGCCCGGATATCAACATCGTTTTCGGAATGGATGACGAATCGATCCACGGCGGATTGCACGCAGTTGAGGAAATGGGATGCGACAGCAAAAACCTGCTGCTGGTCGGTTTCGGCATGGCTGGCGACGCGGATAAAGATTTGCTGATGAACGGCGGCAGTTGGAAAGCCAGCACTGCTATGTTCCCGGAATGGGTGGGTTTACGCTGCATCGATCAGGCGGTGAAAGTGTTCAACGGGCTGCCCGTGGTCGTTCACGATGTAGCCCCGACAGTGGTTGTCACCACCGAAAATCTGACCAAATATTTCAGCAAAACGGATGCGGGATGGATCCCCGAATTTGCCGCCATTGCCGCAATCGAACGCGAAAAATCCTGCACCCAACTGTAG
- a CDS encoding class I mannose-6-phosphate isomerase produces the protein MSVNSPDANTSDPFVAPLPKSQTTFPRGLFDTLPEFEISAGEITGGYPALADRIAGAIPHGLRVLAIDGFHGTDWAAFRSGIDAQLAKHNIFPEWWDVRDCLLPAEVIREKITPFLGGDDPLWGTHFPMGPDVFFDAEKIAKNRILAAMARGEASGKLTIFYGCGAGLVELFDQIWYIDVPKDEIQFRARRKKITCLGETEILPFGDFYKRTYFVDWPALNRQKRMLLPEIDCFIDLTDSAKPAAVSGSDLRTALRELAETPFRPRPWFYPGPWGGKYMQGHMGLDPEQPNFAWSFEMIVPENGVTIAKNGVRLEFSFDCLLFQENRRVMGAAAARQFKYEWPIRLDYLDTIDGGNLSTQCHPRPNFMRQNFGETYTQDETYYISNAKPDAKVYLGLTENCDPAEFRTALEASHRNGTELDFDKFVNSEPAKPHDLFLIPNGTVHCSGTGNLVLEISATPYIFTFKIYDYLRKDLEGNLRPMNIERAFENIYFDRRKKWVQENLLAKPQLLREGDGWREEVLYDKSFTFYNVHRAEFEREFEFDTADRGFAVNLVEGESVEIWGENGRKMPLKYLESMLIPAACGRVKIVNRGDRPCKMVLVFVRPTVGVSEPLNSPSD, from the coding sequence ATGTCTGTAAATTCCCCGGATGCCAACACGAGCGATCCGTTTGTTGCACCATTGCCAAAATCACAAACCACTTTTCCGCGTGGTTTATTTGATACACTTCCCGAATTTGAAATCTCTGCCGGAGAAATAACCGGTGGCTATCCGGCGCTCGCAGATCGCATTGCCGGAGCAATTCCGCACGGGTTGCGGGTGCTGGCGATCGACGGATTTCATGGCACGGATTGGGCTGCGTTTCGCTCCGGCATCGATGCGCAATTAGCAAAACACAATATTTTTCCCGAATGGTGGGATGTGCGCGATTGCTTGCTGCCTGCCGAAGTGATTCGCGAAAAAATCACGCCGTTTTTGGGCGGTGACGATCCGCTGTGGGGCACCCATTTCCCGATGGGACCGGATGTGTTTTTCGATGCCGAAAAAATCGCCAAAAATCGCATTTTAGCCGCAATGGCGCGCGGTGAGGCATCCGGAAAATTAACCATATTTTACGGCTGCGGTGCGGGTTTGGTCGAGTTATTTGATCAAATTTGGTACATCGATGTGCCCAAAGATGAAATCCAGTTTCGCGCCCGCCGGAAAAAAATCACCTGCCTCGGCGAAACCGAAATTCTGCCGTTCGGCGATTTTTACAAACGCACCTATTTTGTCGATTGGCCGGCGCTGAATCGCCAAAAACGGATGCTGCTGCCGGAAATCGATTGCTTTATCGATCTGACGGACTCGGCGAAACCAGCGGCAGTCAGCGGCAGCGATTTGCGAACAGCGCTCCGCGAACTTGCCGAAACCCCGTTTCGCCCGCGACCGTGGTTTTATCCCGGACCGTGGGGCGGCAAATACATGCAGGGACACATGGGGCTCGATCCCGAGCAACCCAATTTCGCGTGGTCGTTTGAGATGATCGTGCCGGAAAATGGTGTTACCATTGCCAAAAACGGTGTGCGACTGGAATTTTCGTTCGATTGCCTGTTGTTTCAGGAAAATCGCCGGGTGATGGGTGCTGCTGCGGCGCGCCAGTTCAAATATGAGTGGCCGATCCGGCTGGATTATCTGGATACCATCGATGGCGGAAATCTGTCCACCCAATGTCATCCGCGCCCCAATTTCATGCGCCAAAACTTTGGCGAAACATACACACAGGATGAAACTTATTACATCAGCAACGCCAAACCGGATGCAAAAGTCTATCTCGGATTGACCGAAAATTGCGATCCGGCGGAATTTCGCACAGCGCTGGAAGCGTCACATCGCAACGGCACGGAACTGGATTTTGACAAATTCGTGAACAGCGAACCCGCAAAACCGCACGACCTGTTTCTTATTCCTAACGGCACGGTGCATTGCAGCGGCACGGGCAATCTGGTGTTGGAAATCAGCGCAACGCCCTACATTTTCACGTTCAAAATTTACGATTACCTGCGGAAAGATTTGGAGGGAAATCTTCGCCCGATGAACATCGAACGGGCGTTCGAGAACATCTATTTTGATCGACGCAAAAAATGGGTGCAGGAAAATTTACTCGCCAAACCGCAGTTGCTCCGCGAAGGCGACGGCTGGCGGGAGGAAGTGCTTTACGATAAATCGTTCACGTTTTACAACGTTCATCGCGCTGAATTTGAGCGGGAATTTGAATTCGACACCGCAGATCGCGGATTTGCGGTGAATCTGGTCGAAGGCGAATCGGTGGAAATTTGGGGTGAAAACGGGCGCAAAATGCCGCTCAAATATCTCGAATCGATGCTGATTCCCGCAGCCTGTGGACGGGTGAAAATTGTCAATCGCGGTGATCGACCCTGCAAAATGGTGCTGGTATTTGTCCGCCCGACGGTTGGCGTCAGCGAACCGCTCAATTCGCCATCGGATTGA
- a CDS encoding ROK family protein, translating into MRFGMDFGGTNLKTGIFDESGETLRFVEQPLADFTKKGDLLENLIDHARQMVRDVDVHAGGLAIKGLINSDTGIMEDDVGAGLMFAGKNLRQPFADALGFPFVVENDARAYAWGEWKFGAGKGSKLLICMTLGTGLGCAVVKENQPYFGADVLGGILGGHISIDRFGPECACGNRGCAEIYCSATALMHRILNSHPKFHKLDDPLPDFFKSVQEIGGAYYETFRAYVEDLSIAVTNVIHAYGPDRVVLGGGVMNSANLILPELLPLVNKRAWTIPRGKVQICKAELGNTAAALGVAFHPKLENGN; encoded by the coding sequence ATGAGATTTGGAATGGATTTTGGGGGAACAAATTTGAAAACCGGCATTTTTGACGAATCCGGTGAAACCCTTCGTTTTGTTGAGCAACCGTTGGCAGATTTTACCAAAAAAGGCGATTTGCTGGAGAACCTGATCGATCACGCCCGGCAAATGGTCCGCGATGTTGACGTGCACGCCGGCGGTTTGGCAATCAAAGGGCTGATCAATTCGGATACCGGAATCATGGAAGATGATGTCGGTGCCGGGCTGATGTTCGCCGGAAAAAACCTGCGCCAGCCCTTTGCAGATGCATTGGGATTTCCGTTTGTTGTGGAAAACGATGCCCGCGCTTATGCCTGGGGCGAGTGGAAATTTGGTGCCGGAAAAGGCAGCAAGTTGTTAATTTGTATGACGTTAGGAACCGGATTGGGTTGTGCAGTTGTGAAGGAAAATCAACCGTATTTTGGCGCGGACGTGCTCGGCGGAATTCTCGGCGGACACATCAGTATCGATCGGTTTGGTCCGGAATGCGCCTGTGGGAATCGCGGTTGCGCCGAGATTTATTGCTCTGCAACGGCGCTGATGCACCGGATTTTAAATTCGCACCCAAAATTTCACAAATTGGATGATCCGCTGCCCGATTTCTTCAAGAGTGTGCAGGAAATTGGCGGCGCATATTACGAAACTTTTCGCGCATACGTTGAGGATTTGTCGATTGCAGTAACCAATGTGATCCACGCTTACGGGCCGGATCGGGTGGTGTTGGGCGGCGGCGTAATGAATAGCGCAAACCTGATTTTGCCCGAACTGCTCCCGCTGGTGAACAAACGCGCGTGGACAATTCCGCGCGGAAAAGTGCAAATTTGCAAAGCGGAATTGGGCAACACTGCCGCCGCGCTCGGCGTCGCATTTCACCCAAAACTGGAAAATGGAAATTAA
- a CDS encoding glucose 1-dehydrogenase has protein sequence MEFQNKVAVVTGAGKGIGRATATLFAEKGASVVVVDLDDSAGKAVVSEIESSGGNAVFVKADVAKAADVQNIPQAAVKAFGGIDILHNNAGIQHYGNVVSTPEEEWDFVLGVNLKSVFLCAKYCIPEMKKRGGGAIINTASVQSFACQPNVAPYTTSKAGILALTRSIAVDFAKDNIRCNAICPGSVDTPMLRFAANDLATPEKSPDDLIKEWGKFHPVGRVGRPEEVAELVLFLASDRAPFITGSAYLIDGGLLSTFF, from the coding sequence ATGGAATTCCAAAACAAAGTTGCGGTTGTAACCGGAGCGGGGAAGGGGATCGGCAGGGCAACAGCAACACTGTTTGCTGAAAAAGGTGCATCCGTTGTCGTTGTCGATCTGGATGATTCTGCCGGAAAAGCGGTGGTTTCGGAAATCGAATCTTCCGGCGGTAACGCCGTTTTCGTGAAAGCCGATGTTGCCAAAGCTGCCGATGTGCAGAACATTCCGCAGGCTGCGGTAAAGGCATTCGGCGGAATCGATATTTTGCACAACAATGCCGGCATCCAGCATTACGGCAACGTGGTCAGCACGCCCGAAGAAGAATGGGATTTTGTGTTGGGCGTGAATCTGAAATCTGTATTTCTTTGCGCCAAATACTGCATCCCGGAAATGAAAAAACGCGGCGGCGGTGCGATTATCAACACGGCGTCTGTGCAGAGTTTTGCCTGCCAGCCGAACGTTGCGCCATACACTACATCGAAAGCGGGCATTTTGGCACTGACCCGCAGCATCGCGGTGGATTTTGCCAAAGATAACATTCGCTGCAACGCGATTTGCCCCGGCTCAGTTGATACGCCGATGCTCCGTTTTGCCGCCAACGATCTCGCCACGCCCGAAAAAAGCCCGGACGACCTCATCAAAGAATGGGGCAAATTCCATCCGGTCGGGCGCGTTGGACGACCCGAAGAAGTGGCGGAACTCGTACTGTTTTTGGCGAGCGATCGCGCGCCGTTCATCACCGGCTCGGCATATTTGATCGATGGCGGTTTGCTCTCCACCTTTTTTTAG
- a CDS encoding sugar ABC transporter permease, translated as MQNSFTQTFKNPLQRKQALLAYAFISPWVIGFIAFGLYPMGMSLYYSLCHYDVLRVPQYIGMANYNELLFHDPYFWQSIWNTLFYTALRTPLGILGSLLLAVMVNQSVRGIRFFRTAYFVPSIVTGVSLSVLWMWMLHPNYGLVNIVLAFFGIPGPLWLQSTEWSKPAMVLMSMWSIGGGRMLVFLAALQSIPKALYESVEIDGGSWWHKFRFVTVPMLSPVIFLWTILDVIVSLQVFTEAYVMTKGGPLNSTLFYNLYLYYKAFDDFAMGYASALAWILLVITLLITLLQFRLGKLWVHYDGK; from the coding sequence ATGCAAAACTCCTTTACCCAAACATTCAAAAATCCGTTGCAGCGCAAACAGGCGTTGCTGGCGTATGCCTTTATTTCGCCGTGGGTGATCGGGTTTATCGCATTCGGGCTGTATCCGATGGGTATGTCGCTGTATTACAGCCTTTGCCATTACGACGTGCTGCGCGTGCCGCAATACATCGGGATGGCAAATTACAACGAATTGCTGTTTCATGATCCGTATTTTTGGCAATCGATCTGGAATACGCTGTTTTACACGGCGCTGCGTACGCCGCTGGGTATTTTGGGATCGCTGCTGCTGGCAGTGATGGTCAACCAATCCGTGCGCGGGATTCGCTTTTTCCGAACGGCGTATTTCGTGCCGTCGATTGTCACCGGCGTTTCGCTGTCGGTATTGTGGATGTGGATGCTCCATCCCAATTACGGATTGGTGAATATTGTGCTGGCGTTTTTCGGGATTCCCGGACCGCTCTGGCTGCAAAGCACGGAATGGTCCAAACCGGCGATGGTGCTAATGAGCATGTGGTCCATCGGCGGCGGGCGGATGCTGGTTTTTCTGGCGGCGCTGCAAAGTATCCCCAAAGCGCTGTATGAAAGTGTGGAAATCGACGGCGGCAGTTGGTGGCACAAATTTCGGTTTGTTACGGTGCCGATGCTTTCGCCGGTCATTTTTCTGTGGACAATTCTCGATGTGATTGTATCGCTGCAAGTGTTCACCGAGGCATATGTGATGACCAAAGGCGGTCCGCTCAACTCGACGCTGTTTTACAATTTGTATCTCTATTACAAAGCATTTGACGATTTTGCGATGGGCTACGCATCTGCGCTCGCCTGGATTTTGCTGGTGATTACACTGCTGATCACGCTGCTGCAATTCCGGCTCGGCAAGCTGTGGGTGCACTATGATGGCAAATAG
- a CDS encoding DUF4185 domain-containing protein — protein MTSPAVKIASIRDLGPQLTDNPHQMVGQDGAYSIPLNNGQTLFFFGDTLIGSRVPGESIWYPGGQPVGPKDMSGRGSIRRMVNNCGLLIDNHDARNGLRDFKYILDDDGEIRTLIPLLPDEHHDEIRVWCMHGIAIGEKIYLFFVKVEMLNDGPFPVNFDILGSGMAVGTVGEWKFERVYHNGSDLFWRKKDPQFGSAALLSADKHWIYLYGVKMDAQFVQQSHLARVPVAALEDRDSYEFFAGDNRWRKNVDDAVPVFDGPPNEQSVNWNEYLGCYLAVHSLNITGKIVARTAPQPWGPWSEPVEITQITPVRQTPLPYPPLVYAAKAHPSLSRENGRIIYVTYVEFEEYYPHLLEITLI, from the coding sequence ATGACATCACCGGCTGTAAAAATAGCAAGCATTCGCGATTTAGGACCGCAACTGACCGACAATCCGCACCAAATGGTCGGGCAGGACGGCGCATATTCCATTCCGCTGAACAACGGGCAAACGCTGTTTTTTTTCGGCGATACGCTCATCGGCAGCCGCGTTCCCGGCGAAAGTATCTGGTATCCCGGCGGGCAGCCGGTCGGACCGAAAGACATGAGCGGTCGCGGTAGCATTCGCCGGATGGTCAACAATTGCGGGTTGCTGATCGACAATCATGATGCCCGCAACGGGCTGCGCGATTTCAAATATATTCTCGATGATGACGGCGAAATCCGCACGTTGATTCCGCTGCTACCGGACGAACATCATGATGAAATCCGGGTGTGGTGCATGCACGGCATTGCCATCGGCGAGAAAATCTATCTTTTTTTCGTGAAAGTAGAGATGCTCAACGACGGCCCGTTCCCGGTGAATTTTGATATTTTGGGATCGGGAATGGCGGTCGGCACCGTCGGCGAGTGGAAATTTGAGCGTGTTTATCACAACGGTTCGGATTTATTTTGGCGAAAAAAAGACCCGCAGTTCGGCTCTGCCGCGCTGTTAAGTGCCGATAAACATTGGATTTATCTCTACGGCGTGAAAATGGATGCCCAGTTTGTTCAGCAATCGCATCTCGCGCGTGTGCCGGTGGCTGCGCTCGAAGATCGCGACAGCTACGAATTTTTCGCCGGTGACAATCGCTGGCGCAAAAATGTGGATGACGCCGTACCGGTTTTCGACGGTCCGCCGAATGAGCAATCGGTAAACTGGAACGAATATCTCGGTTGCTATCTCGCGGTGCATTCGCTGAATATCACCGGAAAAATCGTCGCCCGAACAGCACCGCAACCGTGGGGACCGTGGAGCGAACCTGTTGAAATTACTCAAATTACACCGGTTCGCCAAACGCCGTTGCCATATCCGCCACTGGTTTACGCAGCCAAAGCGCATCCCTCGCTGAGCCGGGAAAACGGGCGCATTATTTACGTCACTTATGTTGAATTTGAGGAATATTATCCACACTTGTTGGAAATAACGTTGATATAA